From Shewanella acanthi:
GCTAATCTAAGCTTCATCCCTAGGGTTGTCGTGGCGCCTGAGGTAACAAAGCGAATTTCACCATTCGCATCAACAATATAAATCGCAGGTAGTGCCAAAGCGCCCCAGCGCTCACTTATTTCACCTGTGGTGTCGTTAATCACCGGGAAATGATATTGTGCATCGCTCATATACTGGTTTATTTCGGGATCTGTGCCTGAGGCGATGGCAACTGAAATGACGGGATAACTTTGATTGACGGTTTCCACCATAGGCGAGGTAACCCTACATACAGGGCACCAACTGCCCCAAAAGTAGACAAGAGTGGGTTGTTTGACTTCTTTGATATCAAGCATGCCACCATTAATAGTGCTGCCTTGAAGGGCGGGGGCTGAGCCTGTCGCCATATCCCTTTGCAAATAGGTGCCAACACCAAAGAGCAGAAGTAACAGGAGTGATAAATCGCGCAGCTGCTTGAGCCAGAATTTGGGGCTAGCAACAAGTTGGTTAAGTTGGCTCAGCTTTTGTCTTAAAGAATGCACAGTGATTGTTATTTGGGCAAATTAGCGAGTTGAGTTTTGTTCCATTTTACTTTCGGCTATTGAGGCTGAAACTCGGCAGGAGTTTTACGGCTCCAAATTCGGGTGTAGGCCATTAGCTGAGGATAAAAAGTGCGAAACGCCGTTTCAGTTTCAATCTGCATGTTATTTAAAACCTTATAAGCGTTTTTAAATTGCGCTGTATGAGGATGATGTTTAGCGCGCTGAGCTATTGCTTGCTTGATGCCATCTTGCGTGGCGTAGCCAGTTAACCAATCTTCGCGGCACATTTTACCTATTAGTTGATTCAGCACTTCTGGATGGTAATCGTCACTTTGTTGAGCAAATTGCTTAAGCTCGGTGTAAGCCGTATCGCAAAAATCCCTAAGGGATTGTTGATGATATTCTTCCCAATAATAAGCTAAATAGTGGTCGAAGCTTATAAACATCAAATCAGCTGCTATATTTGAAACCTCGGCGGGAAATTGCTCAAGCAGTTCTAAGGTGAGTTCGTGGGTCAGGCAAAGCTGATTAATTTCTTGGTTTAACCATAAACCTTGGCGCAGTGTCACTGGGGCCTGCTCAATTGGTGCACTGATATAGTTGCCCGCAAGATTCGCCGCTATATGGGTTTTACTGATTTCAGCCAAATGTAAATGTGTTAGAAAGTTCATTGATTGTGCTTGGTTAATCGCGTTTATTCACGTTATCATGGTCGGACGCGCTGAGGAAAGCTTCACAGTCAAAAATACCGTGCTTTATCAAGATTAGTTAACTAAAAGGCATTCATGAGGAAGTTGAATGCGGTGCTAATGCGATAAAGAAGACAACTCTATTATCTTCTAAGGATCAGGGATGATGTGGAATTGGTTCACCAACTTGCTCGGCATTAACGAGCGCCCTAAACGTAAAAAAGTACTTATCGATATTCCCTTCGAGCAGCATCGCACGCACGGGAATAAATATGTCCCGCCCGCAAATCGTTCAAGCCTAATCGCAAAGGATTCGGTGGAATTGGAATCTGTTCAAGAACGGCTTAGTAACAAGTAATCTTGATCTTAAGGCCCTGTGACCATAGACTAGCCGCCGTTCTAAGCTATCTAGAGGCAAATCCATGCGTGTAACAGACTTTTCCTTTGACCTTCCTGACGAACTCATTGCTCGCTATCCCATGGCACAGCGCAATGCGTCTCGTCTGTTAACTTTGGAGGGGAACTCTGGGGCCTTAGGTGACAAACAGTTCACCGATCTGCTGGGGATGATAAATCCTGGCGATCTGATGGTTTTTAACAATACCCGCGTGATCCCTGCACGTTTATTTGGTCAAAAGGCCAGTGGCGGCAAGTTGGAAATCCTCGTTGAGCGTATGCTCGATGATAAACGCATCCTTGCCCACGTTCGCAGCTCAAAATCGCCTAAGGTGGATGCGATTATCCATCTTGATGGTGGCTATGAGATGAAAATGGCGGCGCGACATGATGCGCTGTTTGAGTTAGAGCTATTATCCGAGCTCACTATTTTAGAAGTGCTCGAAGCGGTAGGGCATATGCCACTGCCACCTTATATCGACAGACCCGATGAGGATGCCGATAAAGAGCGCTATCAAACCGTGTATAACCAAAACCCAGGTGCGGTAGCAGCGCCTACAGCGGGTTTGCACTTCGACGATGCCATGCTTGAGGCATTAAAAGCCAAGGGCGTTAATATCGCGTTTGTGACCCTACACGTGGGTGCGGGGACTTTTCAACCTGTGCGTGTCGATAATGTGCTTGAGCACAAGATGCATTCCGAGTGGGCCAATGTACCGCAGGATGTTGTCGATTTAATTGCGCAAACCAAAGCCGCGGGTAACCGCGTCGTTGCCGTGGGCACTACCTCAGTACGTTCATTAGAAAGCGCTGCGCGTGCAATCGAAGGCGAGTTAAAAGCCTTTAGTGGCGACACCGATATCTTTATTTACCCTGGCTATCAATTCCAAGTGGTCGATGCCATGGTGACTAATTTCCATCTGCCGGAATCGACGCTCATTATGTTGGTCAGTGCCTTTGCAGGCTTTGACAACGTAATGGCTGCCTATCATCACGCAATCGAGAAAAAATATCGCTTTTTCAGCTATGGCGATGCGATGTTTGTGACGAAAAAAGCGCTCTAGCCCAAGAATTTGTTTTAAAATAACCGCCCAACTTGAATCAATTTTAAGTTGGTGCGGTAATTTTTTTCATCTAAGAGGTTGAACCTTTTAGATCAGTCCCTATCTCTATTGTTAATCCAAATGGCATCTGCCATTTCTAATAAAGTCAGACTGTTTATCTGGCGAGGTGAAATATGAAATTTGAACTTGATACTACCGATGGCCGTGCCCGCCGTGGCCGTTTGATTTTTGAGCGTGGCACCGTCGAAACGCCAGCGTTTATGCCGGTAGGTACCTACGGCACAGTGAAGGGTATGACTCCAGAGGAAGTGCGTGCGACTGGCGCAGATATTTTGCTCGGAAACACCTTCCACCTGTGGCTGCGTCCCGGTGAAGAAATCATGCGTAAGCATGGTGACCTGCACGATTTTATGAACTGGCAGCGTCCCATTTTGACCGACTCGGGTGGTTTCCAAGTATTCAGTTTGGGTGACATTCGTAAGATCACCGAAGAAGGTGTGCATTTCCGCTCGCCAATCAACGGCGAAAAAATCTTCTTAGATCCTGAAAAATCAATGCAAATTCAACACGCACTCGGCAGTGACGTGGTGATGATTTTCGACGAATGTACCCCGTATCCAGCAACCGAAGACGAAGCTCGTAAATCGATGCAGATGTCACTACGTTGGGCAAAACGCTCACGTGATGAATTCGACCGACTGGAAAACCCAAATTCACTGTTCGGTATTATCCAGGGCAGTGTGTATGAAGATTTACGCGACGAAAGCTTAAAGGGCTTAGTCGAAATCGGTTTCGACGGTTATGCCGTCGGTGGTTTGGCTGTAGGTGAGCCTAAGGAAGACATGCACCGCATTCTTGAGCATGTCTGTCCACAAATTCCTGCGGACAAACCTCGCTATCTGATGGGGGTCGGTAAGCCAGAGGATTTAGTTGAAGGCGTACGTCGTGGCGTTGACATGTTTGACTGTGTGATGCCAACCCGTAACGCCCGTAACGGTCATCTGTTTACCAGTGAAGGTGTGATTAAGATACGCAACGCGCGTCATCGTGATGACACTTCACCACTCGATGCTAAGTGTGATTGTTATACCTGTAAAAATTATTCACGGGCATACCTTTACCATTTAGATCGTTGTAACGAGATTCTGGGTGCACGATTAAACACCATTCACAACTTGAGATACTATCAAATGTTAATGGAAGGTTTGCGTGGTGCGATTGAGACGGGTACATTAGACGCCTTCGTGAAGGACTTCTATACCAGTCAAGGTCGTGAAGTACCAGAGTTAAAAGATTGATTTACTTGCCAATAAGAAGAGAAAAATATGTTCATTTCAAATGCTTATGCTGCTGATGCTGCAACTTCTGCACAACAGGGTGGCACTATGGAACTGATTTTCATGCTGGTGATTTTCGGCCTGATTTTCTATTTCATGATTTTCCGTCCGCAATCTAAACGTGTTAAAGAGCACAAGAGTCTGATGTCTTCCCTATCTAAGGGTGATGAAGTGCTAACCAGCGGCGGTATCTTAGGCAAAATCGCCAAAATCAGTGATGAAAATGATTATGTGTTACTGAGCTTAAACGACACTACTCAAATAACAATTAAAAAAGATTACATAGCAGCTGTATTGCCTAAGGGCTCTATCCAGTCGCTGTAAGCCAAGAGGGCTCAGGCGTGTTAAATAAATACCCAATGTGGAAAAACCTTATGGTGATGCTAGTCATCTCTATAGGTTGTTTCTATGCCGTACCTAACCTATTCGGTGAAGATCATGCGGTGCAAGTAGTGGCGACTCGAGGTGCTGAAGTCACGGCATCTACTCAAGCCAAAGTGGACGAACTGTTAGCCGGGAAGGGCATTGCGGTAAAGCGCTCTGAGCTTGAAAACGGTCAATTGTTGGTTCGCGTGCAAAACGCGGATCAACAATTACTGGCCAAAGAAGTAATTGCTGAATCCCTCGGTGATAAGTTCACCGTGGCGTTAAACCTCGCACCAGCGACCCCTGAATGGCTCGAATCCATGGGCGGTAGCCCAATGAAGCTGGGTCTGGACCTTCGCGGTGGTGTGCACTTCCTGATGGAAGTGGATATGGGTGAAGCCATCCGTAAGATGGAAGAGGCCAAAGTGGCTGACTTCCGCTCGCAATTACGTGAAGAAAAAATCCGTTATGCTGGTATTCGCAATAATGCCAAAGGTATCGAGATTAAATTCCGTGACGCAGAAAGCTTAAGCAGTGCTGAGCGTTTCCTTAAATCCCGTAGTAATGACATGGTATTCACCGACGTAACCGCGGGTGAAGACTATACGTTGCAGGCGGTGATGAGCGAAACCTACTTAAAGCAAATCAAAGAAGAAGCGCTGCAACAAAACATTACCACTATCCGTAACCGTGTTAACGAGTTAGGAGTAGCTGAACCAGTAGTTCAACGCCAAGGTGCTGAGCGTATTATTGTTGAGCTGCCAGGTGTACAAGATACCGCTCGCGCGAAGGAAATCTTAGGTGCGACTGCATCGATTGAATTCCACATGGTGGACGACAAAGCAGACCCTAACGCGGCGCAATCAGGTCGTGTATCAGCGGGTTCTGAAGTTTACCAACGCCGCGAAGGTGGCCAGGTCGTGTTGAAGAAGGAAGTGATGCTAACGGGTGACCATATCACCGGCGCACAACCAAGCTTTGACCAATATAGCCGTCCACAGGTGAGCATCAACCTCGATGCGAAAGGTGGTAACATTTTCTCTAACGTGACTAAGGACAACATCGGTAAACCGATGGCGACCTTATTTATCGAATATAAAGACAGCGGTGAGCGTAACGCCGATGGCAGCGTAAAAATGCAGAAAATCCAAGAAGTGATTTCTGTTGCGACCATTCAAGCGCGTTTAGGCCGTAACTTTGTGATCACTGGCTTAAGCCATGGTGAAGCACAAAACCTTGCGCTACTGCTACGTGCCGGAGCCCTGATAGCGCCAGTATCGATTGTTGAAGAACGTACTATTGGTCCAAGCCTTGGTGCCGAAAACATCGAAAACGGTATGCAAGCCATGATCTGGGGTATGGCGGTTGTGTTGATCTTTATGCTGGTTTACTACCGTGGTTTTGGTCTTATTGCCAACCTCGCGTTAACAGCAAACCTAGTGATGGTGGTTGGGGTGATGTCGATGATCCCAGGCGCCGTATTAACCCTGCCAGGTATTGCCGGTATGGTGTTAACTGTCGGTATGGCGGTTGACGGTAACGTACTAATTTATGAGCGTATCCGTGAAGAATTACGTGCAGGTCGCAGTGTACAGCAGGCCATTCACGAAGGTTACGGTAACGCATTCTCCACTATCGCCGACGCTAA
This genomic window contains:
- the yajC gene encoding preprotein translocase subunit YajC, with amino-acid sequence MFISNAYAADAATSAQQGGTMELIFMLVIFGLIFYFMIFRPQSKRVKEHKSLMSSLSKGDEVLTSGGILGKIAKISDENDYVLLSLNDTTQITIKKDYIAAVLPKGSIQSL
- the tgt gene encoding tRNA guanosine(34) transglycosylase Tgt, encoding MKFELDTTDGRARRGRLIFERGTVETPAFMPVGTYGTVKGMTPEEVRATGADILLGNTFHLWLRPGEEIMRKHGDLHDFMNWQRPILTDSGGFQVFSLGDIRKITEEGVHFRSPINGEKIFLDPEKSMQIQHALGSDVVMIFDECTPYPATEDEARKSMQMSLRWAKRSRDEFDRLENPNSLFGIIQGSVYEDLRDESLKGLVEIGFDGYAVGGLAVGEPKEDMHRILEHVCPQIPADKPRYLMGVGKPEDLVEGVRRGVDMFDCVMPTRNARNGHLFTSEGVIKIRNARHRDDTSPLDAKCDCYTCKNYSRAYLYHLDRCNEILGARLNTIHNLRYYQMLMEGLRGAIETGTLDAFVKDFYTSQGREVPELKD
- the queA gene encoding tRNA preQ1(34) S-adenosylmethionine ribosyltransferase-isomerase QueA — protein: MRVTDFSFDLPDELIARYPMAQRNASRLLTLEGNSGALGDKQFTDLLGMINPGDLMVFNNTRVIPARLFGQKASGGKLEILVERMLDDKRILAHVRSSKSPKVDAIIHLDGGYEMKMAARHDALFELELLSELTILEVLEAVGHMPLPPYIDRPDEDADKERYQTVYNQNPGAVAAPTAGLHFDDAMLEALKAKGVNIAFVTLHVGAGTFQPVRVDNVLEHKMHSEWANVPQDVVDLIAQTKAAGNRVVAVGTTSVRSLESAARAIEGELKAFSGDTDIFIYPGYQFQVVDAMVTNFHLPESTLIMLVSAFAGFDNVMAAYHHAIEKKYRFFSYGDAMFVTKKAL
- the secD gene encoding protein translocase subunit SecD, which codes for MLNKYPMWKNLMVMLVISIGCFYAVPNLFGEDHAVQVVATRGAEVTASTQAKVDELLAGKGIAVKRSELENGQLLVRVQNADQQLLAKEVIAESLGDKFTVALNLAPATPEWLESMGGSPMKLGLDLRGGVHFLMEVDMGEAIRKMEEAKVADFRSQLREEKIRYAGIRNNAKGIEIKFRDAESLSSAERFLKSRSNDMVFTDVTAGEDYTLQAVMSETYLKQIKEEALQQNITTIRNRVNELGVAEPVVQRQGAERIIVELPGVQDTARAKEILGATASIEFHMVDDKADPNAAQSGRVSAGSEVYQRREGGQVVLKKEVMLTGDHITGAQPSFDQYSRPQVSINLDAKGGNIFSNVTKDNIGKPMATLFIEYKDSGERNADGSVKMQKIQEVISVATIQARLGRNFVITGLSHGEAQNLALLLRAGALIAPVSIVEERTIGPSLGAENIENGMQAMIWGMAVVLIFMLVYYRGFGLIANLALTANLVMVVGVMSMIPGAVLTLPGIAGMVLTVGMAVDGNVLIYERIREELRAGRSVQQAIHEGYGNAFSTIADANITTFLTALILFAVGTGAVKGFAVTLMIGIATSMFTAIVGTRSIVNAIWGGKRVKTLSI
- a CDS encoding acyl carrier protein phosphodiesterase — encoded protein: MNFLTHLHLAEISKTHIAANLAGNYISAPIEQAPVTLRQGLWLNQEINQLCLTHELTLELLEQFPAEVSNIAADLMFISFDHYLAYYWEEYHQQSLRDFCDTAYTELKQFAQQSDDYHPEVLNQLIGKMCREDWLTGYATQDGIKQAIAQRAKHHPHTAQFKNAYKVLNNMQIETETAFRTFYPQLMAYTRIWSRKTPAEFQPQ
- a CDS encoding protein disulfide oxidoreductase, producing the protein MHSLRQKLSQLNQLVASPKFWLKQLRDLSLLLLLLFGVGTYLQRDMATGSAPALQGSTINGGMLDIKEVKQPTLVYFWGSWCPVCRVTSPMVETVNQSYPVISVAIASGTDPEINQYMSDAQYHFPVINDTTGEISERWGALALPAIYIVDANGEIRFVTSGATTTLGMKLRLALAGL